GGCTGTCTTTGGTAATTATTGCAAAATAAATAAATCGTTTGCAACAATTCCTCGTCTGCTTAAGACTGCAAGAGTTTAACGAAGTTCGCGAGATTTAATAAAAGTTTCAGGTAATTTCTTCCACTCTGTGGCAGGCGACCAAGGTGTTGTCAAACGGACGCAGTACTGGGATTTCTTGACGGCATCTTTCATTGGCGTGTGGACAGCGATTATTAAAGGCACATCCGGGTGGTGGCGCCAGCGGGGACGGCAATTCGCCATCCAGCATCATCTTCTGCTGGCGTTGCGCGGGGTCAATACGAGGTGTTGATGCAAGCAATGCCCGGGTATAAGGGTGCAGAGGGCGTTTGAATATGTTTTGCTTGTCGCCATGCTCAACGGTTTTCCCAAGATACATGACCAGCACATCGTCAGCAATATGCTCAACCACTGACAGATTGTGGGAGATGAACAGATAGGCGACACCATTCTGCTGTTGTAAATCCATTAACAAGTTCAGGACCTGTGCCTGTATGGACACGTCGAGGGCAGAGACTGGCTCATCGGCGACGATGACTTCAGGATCGAGCATCAGTGCCCGGGCGATAGCGATCCGCTGCCTCTGTCCACCCGAAAACATATGGGGATAACGCCCATAATGTTCAGGCCGCAAACCTACTTTTGCCATCATGGCACGCGCTTTTTCTTCACGCTCGGCAGATGGCAGGTGAGTGTTGATGATCAAGGGTTCTTCCAGCATGGCCCCGACTTTTTTGCGCGGGTTCAGGCTGGCATAAGGATTCTGGAACACCATCTGCACCAGCGGGCGCACTTGCTTGAGTGTGAGCTTGTCAGCGTGGGCAATATTCTTTCCGCCCATCCACAACTCGCCGCTGCTAGGCGTTTCTATCATGGTGACCTGGCGGGCGAGGGTAGATTTGCCACAACCTGATTCGCCCACCACCGCCAGGGTTTTGCCAGCAGTCAGCTGGAATGAGACGCCATCCAGTGCTTTTGCCAGCGCTTTGGGTTTGAGAAAACCTTGCGACACAGCGTAATGCTTGGCCAGGTTCTTTGCTTCCAGTAAAACAGGGGTAGTCGTGGTATTTTGCATCATGCTGCCTGATCAATTTGTGGTGCTTGCCATCCATTACCCGGCACACCTTGCGCATCCAGAGGGAAATGGCAACGCACCCGGGCATTTGCCTGTCCTTGTAATTGTGGTCTATCAGTTTGGCAGCGCTCTGTCGCATAACTGCATCGCGGTGAGAGCAGGCAGCCTGTTGGCCTGTCATACAAACCTGGTACTACACCCGGTATGGTTTGCAGGCGTGCTTTACCCAGATTATGTTCGGGCAGGGCTGCCAGCAGAGCCTGGGTGTAAGGGTGTTTGGGGGCATCGAATATTTCTGGCACGGTACCAGTTTCCAGAACCTGGCCTGCATACATGACCACAACGCGTTTCGCAGTCTGGGCAACGACGGCCAGATCATGGGTGATGAGCATCAGGGCCATGCCACGTTCACGCTGCAATTGCAGTAATAATTCTAGCATTTGCGCTTGTACAGTAACGTCCAGCGCAGTGGTAGGTTCATCCGCTATCAGCAGGCGTGGGTTG
This is a stretch of genomic DNA from Undibacterium sp. KW1. It encodes these proteins:
- a CDS encoding peptide ABC transporter ATP-binding protein, whose translation is MQNTTTTPVLLEAKNLAKHYAVSQGFLKPKALAKALDGVSFQLTAGKTLAVVGESGCGKSTLARQVTMIETPSSGELWMGGKNIAHADKLTLKQVRPLVQMVFQNPYASLNPRKKVGAMLEEPLIINTHLPSAEREEKARAMMAKVGLRPEHYGRYPHMFSGGQRQRIAIARALMLDPEVIVADEPVSALDVSIQAQVLNLLMDLQQQNGVAYLFISHNLSVVEHIADDVLVMYLGKTVEHGDKQNIFKRPLHPYTRALLASTPRIDPAQRQQKMMLDGELPSPLAPPPGCAFNNRCPHANERCRQEIPVLRPFDNTLVACHRVEEIT